The following coding sequences are from one Candidatus Binataceae bacterium window:
- a CDS encoding NAD-dependent epimerase/dehydratase family protein → MRILVTGGAGFIGSHTVDALLARGGCEVVVLDDLSSGKREQVNPAARFHQADLRDAGAVRGIIERERPEIIVHLAAQMDVRRSVADPVFDAQVNLVGFLNLMESARQHGLRRVIFASTGGAIYGEQDQFPCDEEHPLRPVSPYGVAKAATEKYLFFYRVQYAIDYVALRYANVYGPRQDPHGEAGVVAIFCGRILEGRPVTIFGDGEQTRDYVFVGDVVRANLAALEATVSGTFNIGTGLETSVNQLYAELAACAGVSRPPEYAPARPGEQRRSVISAARAARELGWRPAVALRDGLAQTLQFFRERTAH, encoded by the coding sequence ATGCGTATCCTGGTAACCGGCGGCGCCGGCTTCATCGGCTCGCATACGGTCGACGCGCTGCTCGCGCGTGGCGGATGCGAAGTTGTCGTACTCGACGACCTCTCCTCGGGCAAGCGCGAGCAAGTCAACCCGGCCGCGCGCTTTCATCAGGCCGACCTGCGCGACGCAGGCGCGGTGCGCGGCATCATCGAGCGCGAGCGGCCTGAAATTATCGTCCATCTGGCGGCCCAGATGGACGTACGGCGCTCGGTCGCCGATCCCGTTTTCGACGCGCAGGTCAACCTGGTGGGGTTTCTCAACTTGATGGAGTCGGCGCGTCAGCACGGCCTGCGGCGGGTGATCTTCGCCTCCACCGGCGGTGCCATCTATGGCGAGCAGGACCAGTTCCCCTGCGACGAGGAGCATCCGCTGCGCCCGGTAAGCCCCTACGGGGTGGCCAAGGCGGCGACCGAGAAGTACCTGTTCTTCTACCGTGTGCAGTACGCCATCGATTACGTGGCGCTGCGTTACGCCAACGTGTACGGGCCGCGCCAAGACCCGCACGGCGAGGCGGGCGTGGTCGCGATCTTCTGTGGACGGATTCTCGAAGGGCGTCCGGTCACGATCTTCGGCGACGGCGAGCAGACCCGCGACTACGTCTTCGTCGGCGACGTCGTGCGTGCCAACCTGGCGGCCCTCGAGGCCACTGTGTCGGGCACCTTCAACATCGGCACCGGCCTCGAGACTAGCGTCAACCAGCTCTACGCGGAACTTGCGGCGTGCGCCGGCGTCAGCCGCCCGCCCGAGTACGCACCGGCGCGCCCGGGCGAGCAGCGCCGCTCGGTCATTTCGGCCGCGCGCGCGGCGCGTGAGCTCGGCTGGCGTCCGGCGGTGGCGCTCAGAGACGGACTTGCCCAAACCCTGCAATTCTTCCGCGAACGCACGGCGCACTGA
- a CDS encoding glycosyltransferase family 2 protein translates to MDLSIVVPLFNERDNLGPLHEELARVLPKLASSWEMLFVDDGSTDGSAEVLRALKATDPHVRVIRLARNSGQTAALACGLHNAAGETVVALDGDGENDPADIPRLLAKMGEGYDLVSGWRTERWKKARLTRRLPSVAANRLISWMTGVRLHDYGCTLKAYRRELAQRLMLYGEMHRFVPAIAAEHGARITEVEVNFRPRRAGSSKYGPGRIIRTFLDLLTVKFLSGYSTRPIQIFGAIGLVTGLIGAVWTGILVVEKIALGYELHNRPALLLAILLLIVGVQFISLGLLGEMLTRTYHESQGKPIYVIKEQF, encoded by the coding sequence ATGGACCTCTCAATAGTTGTTCCGCTTTTCAACGAGCGGGATAACCTCGGTCCGTTGCACGAGGAGCTCGCGCGCGTGCTGCCGAAGCTGGCCTCGTCATGGGAAATGCTGTTCGTTGACGACGGCTCGACCGACGGCAGCGCCGAGGTCCTGCGCGCGCTCAAGGCGACCGATCCGCACGTCCGCGTCATCCGGCTCGCGCGCAACTCGGGCCAGACCGCCGCGCTCGCCTGCGGCCTGCACAACGCGGCGGGCGAGACGGTGGTCGCGCTCGACGGCGACGGGGAAAACGACCCCGCCGACATCCCACGCCTGCTCGCCAAGATGGGCGAGGGCTACGACCTCGTCAGCGGCTGGCGTACCGAGCGATGGAAGAAGGCGCGACTGACGCGCCGGCTGCCGTCGGTCGCGGCCAACCGGCTGATTTCGTGGATGACCGGGGTGCGTCTGCACGACTACGGCTGCACGCTCAAGGCCTACCGGCGGGAGCTTGCGCAGCGCCTGATGCTCTACGGCGAGATGCATCGTTTCGTCCCCGCGATCGCCGCCGAACACGGCGCGCGGATCACCGAGGTCGAGGTCAATTTCCGGCCGCGGCGGGCGGGCAGCTCCAAGTACGGCCCCGGACGGATCATCCGGACCTTCCTCGACCTGCTGACGGTCAAGTTTCTGTCGGGTTACTCGACCCGCCCGATCCAGATTTTCGGCGCGATCGGCCTGGTGACGGGGCTAATCGGGGCCGTCTGGACGGGTATACTAGTGGTGGAGAAAATTGCGCTTGGCTATGAGCTGCACAACCGCCCGGCGCTTCTGCTGGCAATCCTCCTGCTCATCGTGGGCGTGCAGTTCATCAGCCTCGGTCTGCTCGGCGAGATGCTGACGCGGACCTACCATGAGTCGCAGGGCAAGCCGATCTACGTGATCAAGGAACAATTCTGA
- the pyrR gene encoding bifunctional pyr operon transcriptional regulator/uracil phosphoribosyltransferase PyrR yields MSAPHQHNNKPAPALDAGAIARSVKRIAHEVIERNNGAANVVLVGIVRRGAKLAERMAAAMAEAGRPAVPVGTLNISSYRDDGRGAPGDPRLLGRDIPFALDGARVVLVDDVLYTGRTVRAALDALSDLGHPEAVQLAVLVDRGERELPIRADYVGRNIEAPRGQRVYVRLAEVDGVDEVVVGESKKETTS; encoded by the coding sequence GTGAGCGCGCCGCATCAGCACAACAACAAGCCGGCGCCGGCGCTCGACGCCGGCGCGATCGCGCGCTCGGTCAAGCGCATCGCGCACGAGGTCATCGAGCGCAACAACGGCGCCGCCAACGTCGTGCTGGTCGGCATCGTGCGCCGCGGCGCGAAGCTCGCCGAGCGGATGGCGGCGGCGATGGCGGAGGCTGGGCGGCCGGCGGTGCCGGTCGGCACGCTCAATATCTCCTCGTATCGCGACGACGGCCGCGGCGCGCCGGGCGATCCGCGCCTGCTCGGACGCGATATCCCATTCGCGCTCGACGGCGCGCGGGTGGTGCTGGTGGACGACGTGCTCTACACCGGCCGCACCGTGCGCGCCGCGCTCGACGCACTCAGCGACCTCGGTCATCCCGAAGCGGTCCAGCTCGCGGTGCTGGTCGATCGCGGCGAGCGCGAGCTGCCGATTCGCGCAGACTACGTCGGGCGCAACATCGAGGCGCCGCGCGGCCAGCGCGTGTACGTGCGGCTTGCCGAAGTTGACGGCGTTGATGAAGTCGTCGTCGGCGAAAGCAAGAAGGAAACGACGAGCTGA
- the rlmN gene encoding 23S rRNA (adenine(2503)-C(2))-methyltransferase RlmN: protein MALQTHPTHYPTPAAPEPRDIRELMLDELEQFVVAAGERAFRAHQVMGWLWRRGATDFDAMSDLPAEFREYLKKHFKINPIPNAAVARSADGTRKLLVALVDGEAIETVIIPAGERVTLCLSSQCGCAMACEFCATARMGLHRNLSAAEIVSQVAAARRALAPGEELTNYVFMGMGEPLANYPRLARALRIMTSAWGMGISPRRITVSSVGLVPAMERLLTEFPSINLAVSLHATADETRDRLAPINRRYPLAALIETCRRLPIKRRDRITFEYVMLAGVNDGPDDARRLVRMLGPLRAKVNLIFFNRFAGASFTPSPRAAVEGFQAILRQGNLTATVRESRGGDIAAACGQLYAERQRA from the coding sequence GTGGCCTTGCAGACCCATCCAACGCATTATCCGACGCCGGCGGCCCCCGAACCGCGCGACATCCGTGAGCTGATGCTCGACGAACTGGAGCAGTTCGTCGTCGCCGCGGGCGAGCGCGCGTTCCGGGCGCACCAGGTGATGGGTTGGCTGTGGCGGCGAGGAGCGACAGACTTCGACGCGATGTCTGACCTGCCGGCGGAGTTCCGCGAATATCTAAAGAAACACTTTAAAATCAACCCAATCCCCAACGCCGCCGTCGCTCGCTCCGCCGACGGTACGCGCAAGCTGCTGGTCGCGCTTGTCGACGGCGAGGCAATCGAAACCGTCATTATCCCGGCTGGCGAGCGCGTTACGCTGTGCTTGTCGAGCCAGTGCGGATGCGCGATGGCGTGCGAGTTCTGCGCCACCGCCCGCATGGGGCTCCATCGCAATCTCAGCGCGGCTGAAATCGTGAGTCAGGTTGCCGCGGCGCGCCGCGCGCTCGCGCCCGGCGAGGAGCTGACCAATTACGTCTTTATGGGGATGGGCGAGCCGCTCGCCAACTATCCGCGCCTGGCGCGCGCGCTGCGGATCATGACCTCGGCGTGGGGGATGGGAATCTCGCCGCGGCGGATCACGGTTTCGAGCGTCGGGCTGGTGCCCGCGATGGAGCGGCTGCTGACCGAATTCCCGTCGATCAACCTCGCGGTTTCGCTCCACGCGACTGCCGACGAAACGCGCGACCGTCTCGCCCCGATCAACCGGCGCTATCCGCTGGCGGCGCTGATCGAGACCTGCCGGCGGCTGCCGATCAAGCGGCGCGATCGAATCACCTTTGAGTACGTGATGCTGGCCGGGGTCAATGACGGACCGGACGACGCGCGCCGGCTGGTGCGGATGCTCGGGCCGCTGCGGGCCAAGGTCAACCTGATCTTCTTCAACCGGTTCGCCGGCGCCTCCTTCACGCCGTCGCCGCGCGCCGCAGTCGAGGGCTTTCAAGCGATTCTGCGGCAGGGTAATTTGACCGCAACTGTCCGCGAAAGTCGCGGAGGGGATATCGCCGCCGCCTGCGGACAGCTGTACGCGGAGCGGCAACGCGCCTGA
- the lepB gene encoding signal peptidase I — protein MAPPPAGSVRKIPPEEGTVAARRAAELPGPQRSEVREWVEAIVVAFFLAVILRTFLIQAYKIPSGSMEPTLLIGDHIMVNKVAYGLRMPDSLFGFTPLAGEIPYGRYLFRFGQVHRGDVVVFVFPVDPTKDFIKRVIGVGGDTIEVKSGVVWLNGKPMPDPHAHFEVPTRERSAYSPRDNYGPFTVPAGKFFMMGDNRDHSYDSRFWGTVSFDQIEGHALFIYWSWGDDSHSTFGIRWNRVGKAVR, from the coding sequence ATGGCCCCTCCACCGGCCGGCAGCGTGCGCAAGATTCCGCCCGAGGAAGGTACCGTCGCGGCGCGGCGGGCGGCCGAACTGCCCGGGCCCCAGCGCTCGGAGGTGCGCGAATGGGTCGAGGCGATCGTCGTCGCCTTCTTCCTCGCCGTCATCCTGCGCACCTTCCTGATCCAGGCCTACAAAATTCCGTCGGGCTCGATGGAGCCGACGCTGCTCATTGGCGACCACATCATGGTCAACAAGGTCGCCTACGGGCTGCGGATGCCCGATTCGTTGTTCGGTTTCACGCCGCTGGCCGGCGAAATCCCCTACGGTCGGTACCTTTTCCGCTTCGGCCAGGTCCATCGCGGGGACGTCGTGGTCTTCGTCTTCCCAGTGGACCCGACCAAGGATTTCATCAAGCGCGTGATCGGCGTCGGCGGCGACACGATCGAGGTCAAAAGCGGCGTGGTCTGGCTCAATGGCAAGCCGATGCCCGATCCGCACGCGCATTTCGAGGTCCCCACCCGCGAACGTTCGGCCTATTCGCCGCGCGACAACTACGGCCCGTTCACGGTGCCGGCAGGCAAGTTCTTCATGATGGGCGACAATCGCGACCACAGCTACGATAGCCGATTCTGGGGCACCGTCAGCTTCGACCAGATCGAGGGGCACGCCCTGTTCATATATTGGTCGTGGGGTGATGACAGCCACTCGACTTTCGGCATACGCTGGAACCGCGTCGGCAAGGCCGTCAGGTAG
- a CDS encoding nuclear transport factor 2 family protein: MKDESTALAADREFFAALAEGDAETLDRILADDFTLIEVMRGAEVPKAAMLALIRSGRLSFEPVESAETRARLYGSAAVITGRTEMRGRVEQTPFAVRSRYTHVYIRQHGRWRLVAAQGTQIAS; this comes from the coding sequence CGAGTTCTTCGCGGCGCTGGCCGAGGGCGACGCGGAAACGCTCGACCGCATTCTGGCCGACGATTTCACCTTGATCGAAGTGATGCGCGGCGCCGAGGTTCCCAAGGCCGCGATGCTCGCACTGATCCGGTCGGGACGGCTGAGTTTCGAGCCGGTCGAGTCCGCTGAAACGCGCGCGCGGCTCTACGGCTCAGCCGCAGTGATCACCGGTCGCACCGAGATGCGCGGGCGTGTCGAGCAGACGCCCTTCGCGGTGCGCAGCCGCTACACCCACGTCTACATCAGGCAGCACGGCCGATGGCGGCTGGTCGCTGCGCAGGGCACGCAGATCGCGTCGTAG
- a CDS encoding UDP-glucose/GDP-mannose dehydrogenase family protein, producing the protein MNIAVVGTGYVGLVSGTCFAESGNEVVCVDIDRARIEQLRAGGVPIYEPGLEELVRRNVKEGRLRFTTDVAEAVGSSMVSFIAVGTPMSKSGAADLSGVMRAAEDIARAVAGYHIVAVKSTVPVGTNDRVREIVKAVARHRVDVCSCPEFLKEGSAIEDFMRPDRVVIGSTSEQATAILRELHAPFLRTDNPVIVMEPRSAELTKYACNAMLAMRVSFINEMANLCEAVGAEINDVRRGMGSDRRIGSQFLFPGVGYGGSCFPKDVQALIHSAAEHHLDFTLLRATDEVNARQKHLLADRVRQHFGADLKGRTFAIWGLAFKPRTDDMREAPSLTVIEELMAAGARVQAHDPEALRSAQRFFGDRISYHQNNYEALAGADALLILTEWPEFRHPNFQRIRTMLKHPVIFDGRNLYDPALMKALEFRYYSIGRRPV; encoded by the coding sequence ATGAACATCGCGGTTGTGGGAACGGGGTATGTGGGGCTGGTCAGCGGTACCTGTTTCGCCGAGAGCGGCAACGAAGTGGTCTGCGTGGATATCGACCGCGCGCGGATCGAGCAGCTCCGCGCCGGCGGCGTGCCGATCTACGAACCCGGGCTGGAAGAACTGGTCCGGCGCAACGTCAAGGAGGGGCGGCTGCGCTTCACCACCGACGTCGCCGAGGCGGTCGGCTCCTCGATGGTGTCGTTCATCGCGGTGGGCACGCCGATGAGCAAAAGCGGCGCCGCCGACCTAAGCGGCGTGATGCGGGCGGCTGAGGATATCGCGCGCGCGGTCGCCGGCTATCACATCGTCGCGGTCAAGAGCACCGTTCCGGTCGGAACCAACGACCGCGTGCGCGAGATCGTCAAGGCCGTAGCGCGCCATCGCGTAGACGTCTGCTCGTGCCCCGAGTTTCTCAAGGAAGGCTCCGCGATCGAGGATTTCATGCGGCCGGACCGAGTCGTGATCGGCTCGACCAGCGAGCAGGCGACCGCGATCCTGCGCGAGCTGCACGCGCCGTTTCTGCGCACCGACAACCCGGTGATCGTGATGGAACCGCGCTCGGCCGAGCTGACCAAGTACGCGTGCAACGCGATGCTCGCGATGCGGGTGTCCTTCATCAACGAGATGGCGAACCTGTGCGAGGCGGTGGGCGCCGAGATTAACGACGTGCGGCGCGGGATGGGCTCCGACCGCCGGATCGGCTCGCAGTTTCTCTTTCCCGGCGTCGGCTACGGCGGCTCGTGCTTTCCCAAGGACGTGCAGGCGCTGATCCACAGCGCCGCCGAGCATCATCTCGATTTCACCCTCCTGCGGGCGACCGACGAGGTCAACGCGCGCCAGAAGCATCTGCTCGCTGACCGGGTCCGCCAGCACTTCGGCGCCGATCTGAAGGGGCGCACGTTTGCGATATGGGGGCTGGCTTTCAAGCCGCGCACCGACGACATGCGCGAGGCGCCCTCGCTGACCGTTATCGAAGAGCTGATGGCGGCGGGCGCTCGGGTGCAGGCGCATGATCCCGAGGCGCTGCGCAGCGCGCAACGCTTCTTCGGCGACCGTATCTCCTACCATCAGAACAACTACGAGGCGCTGGCCGGCGCCGACGCGCTGCTCATCCTGACCGAGTGGCCCGAGTTCCGTCATCCCAACTTCCAGCGCATCCGCACGATGCTCAAGCATCCGGTGATCTTCGATGGCCGTAACCTTTACGACCCGGCGCTGATGAAGGCGCTGGAGTTCCGCTACTACTCGATCGGGCGCCGGCCGGTGTAG
- the lepA gene encoding translation elongation factor 4, which produces MTDPALIRNFSIIAHIDHGKSTLADRLLERTGALSKRELKEQFLDSMDLERERGITIKARAVRLSYTAHDGRTYTLNLIDTPGHVDFAYEVSRSLAACEGALLVIDASQGVEAQTLANVYMALDHGLEIVPVINKIDLPGADVERTRAQIEEVIGLDAAEAILASAKEGIGIDEVLEAVVTRIPPPRLTPGAPTRALIFDSWYDAYQGAIGLVRVFDGELRRGAQVRLMSTGKSGEVMRLGLFTPHEVEVEALGPGEVGLIAAGIKTVADLRVGDTITDAVRPAAQPLAGFKELKPMVFAGLYPTEANQYGALRDAIDKLRLNDASLVFEPETSQALGFGFRAGFLGLLHMEIAQERLEREFGINLVVTAPTVVYRVRRSDGEIVMVDNPSRLPDEAEIESIEEPFILATIHLPEEYLGAVMRLCEERRGVQRDLRFAGRGRAILHYEMPLAEIVFDFYDRLKSLSRGYASLDYEFLDFRAESLVKLDLRINGEVVDALSVIVHRERAYERGRALCEKMRELIPRQMFEVAIQAAIGAKILARESVKPLRKNVTAKCYGGDVTRKRKLLEKQKEGKRRMKQVGRVEIPQEAFLALLKVGE; this is translated from the coding sequence ATGACCGATCCCGCGCTGATCCGCAACTTCTCCATCATCGCGCATATCGACCACGGCAAGTCGACGCTCGCCGACCGCCTGCTGGAACGCACTGGTGCGCTCAGCAAGCGCGAGCTCAAGGAGCAGTTCCTCGACTCGATGGATCTCGAGCGCGAGCGCGGTATCACAATCAAGGCGCGCGCCGTGCGCCTCAGCTACACCGCACACGACGGCAGAACTTACACCCTCAACCTGATAGATACTCCCGGCCACGTTGACTTCGCTTACGAGGTGTCGCGCAGCCTGGCCGCCTGCGAGGGCGCCCTGCTGGTAATCGACGCCAGCCAGGGCGTCGAGGCGCAGACCTTGGCCAACGTGTACATGGCGCTCGACCACGGGTTGGAAATCGTGCCGGTTATCAACAAGATCGACCTTCCCGGCGCCGACGTCGAGCGCACCCGGGCGCAAATCGAGGAAGTGATCGGACTCGACGCGGCGGAAGCGATCCTGGCCAGCGCCAAGGAAGGAATCGGGATCGACGAGGTGCTCGAAGCGGTTGTGACGCGCATCCCGCCGCCGCGCCTGACGCCCGGCGCGCCCACCCGCGCGCTCATCTTCGACAGTTGGTACGACGCCTACCAGGGCGCGATCGGGCTGGTGCGTGTCTTCGACGGCGAGTTACGCCGCGGGGCACAGGTGCGCCTGATGAGCACGGGCAAGAGCGGCGAGGTGATGCGCCTGGGATTATTCACGCCGCACGAGGTGGAGGTCGAAGCGCTCGGGCCCGGCGAGGTCGGGCTCATCGCCGCCGGGATCAAGACCGTCGCCGACCTGCGGGTTGGAGACACGATAACCGACGCGGTGCGGCCGGCGGCGCAGCCCTTGGCCGGCTTCAAGGAGCTCAAGCCGATGGTCTTCGCCGGGCTCTACCCGACCGAGGCCAACCAGTACGGCGCGCTGCGCGACGCGATCGACAAGCTGCGCCTGAACGATGCGAGCCTGGTGTTCGAGCCTGAAACCTCGCAGGCGCTCGGCTTCGGATTCCGCGCGGGCTTTCTTGGCCTGCTGCATATGGAGATTGCGCAGGAACGGCTGGAGCGCGAGTTCGGCATCAACCTGGTCGTGACCGCGCCGACCGTCGTTTATCGGGTGCGCAGGAGCGACGGCGAAATCGTGATGGTGGACAATCCGTCGCGGTTGCCCGACGAAGCGGAAATCGAGAGCATCGAGGAGCCATTCATCCTGGCGACGATCCATCTGCCCGAGGAGTACCTGGGTGCGGTGATGCGCCTATGCGAGGAGCGCCGCGGCGTCCAGCGCGACCTGCGGTTTGCCGGGCGCGGGCGCGCGATCCTGCACTACGAGATGCCGCTGGCCGAGATCGTCTTCGATTTCTACGACCGCCTGAAGTCACTCAGCCGCGGTTACGCTTCGCTGGACTACGAATTTCTGGACTTCCGGGCGGAGTCTCTGGTTAAATTGGACCTCCGGATAAACGGGGAGGTGGTCGACGCCCTCTCCGTGATCGTCCATCGGGAACGGGCCTACGAGCGCGGGCGAGCGCTGTGCGAGAAAATGCGCGAGCTCATCCCGCGCCAGATGTTCGAGGTGGCAATCCAGGCCGCGATCGGGGCAAAGATTCTCGCGCGCGAGAGCGTCAAGCCGCTGCGCAAGAACGTCACCGCCAAGTGCTACGGCGGCGACGTCACGCGCAAGCGCAAGCTCCTCGAAAAGCAGAAGGAAGGCAAACGGCGGATGAAGCAGGTTGGCAGGGTCGAAATTCCGCAGGAGGCGTTTCTGGCCCTGCTCAAGGTCGGCGAGTGA
- the mtnP gene encoding S-methyl-5'-thioadenosine phosphorylase has product MAKTVLGVIGGSGFYQMQGLERVEQVELDTPFGRPSDPYFRGWLGDAEVVFLSRHGRGHRMMPSELNFRANVFGMKQLGVDHLISVSTAGSLREELQPGDLVVPDQFIDRTFKRPESFFGEGIVVHVSLADPVCAALSRELAAAAGQTASRVHRGGTYLCIEGPQFSTRAESNLYRQWGADVISMTAMQEARLAREAEMCYAALVLVTDYDCWHHSVAAVDIAEILRVMRLNVERAQQAIANLARRVAPRTRDCACPTALRDTIVTDKAVIPPKVAAALRPLIGKYL; this is encoded by the coding sequence ATGGCGAAAACGGTGCTGGGAGTAATCGGCGGCAGCGGCTTCTACCAGATGCAGGGTCTGGAGCGCGTCGAGCAGGTTGAACTCGACACGCCCTTCGGCCGCCCGTCGGACCCCTACTTCCGCGGCTGGCTCGGCGATGCCGAGGTGGTCTTCCTCTCGCGTCACGGCCGCGGCCATCGCATGATGCCCTCCGAATTGAACTTCCGCGCCAACGTCTTCGGGATGAAGCAGCTCGGCGTGGACCACCTGATCTCGGTCAGCACCGCGGGCAGTCTGCGCGAGGAGCTTCAGCCCGGCGACCTCGTGGTACCCGACCAGTTCATCGACCGCACCTTCAAACGCCCCGAGAGCTTCTTCGGCGAAGGCATCGTGGTCCACGTCTCGCTGGCCGACCCGGTGTGCGCGGCGCTCAGCCGCGAGCTGGCCGCGGCGGCGGGGCAGACCGCCTCGCGTGTCCATCGTGGCGGCACTTACCTCTGTATCGAGGGACCGCAGTTCTCCACCCGCGCCGAGTCCAACCTGTACCGGCAGTGGGGCGCCGACGTAATCAGCATGACCGCGATGCAGGAGGCGCGGTTGGCGCGCGAGGCCGAGATGTGTTACGCGGCGCTGGTCCTGGTCACCGACTACGACTGCTGGCATCACAGCGTGGCGGCGGTGGATATCGCGGAAATCCTGCGCGTGATGCGGCTCAACGTCGAGCGCGCCCAGCAGGCGATCGCCAACCTCGCGCGGCGGGTCGCCCCGCGCACGCGCGACTGCGCCTGTCCCACCGCGCTGCGCGATACGATCGTCACCGACAAGGCCGTAATTCCGCCCAAGGTCGCCGCCGCTCTGCGGCCGCTTATCGGCAAATATCTCTAA
- a CDS encoding PfkB family carbohydrate kinase, which produces MSIVVVGSVAYDTIETQNGRADDVLGGSASFFALAARFFSPVSVVAAVGSDFRPGDLRLFTERNIDVRALARREGPTMRWHGRYHEDMNKRDTLDLKLNVFADFAPDLLPDQRRADYVFLGNIAPELQSHVLGQVQNPKVVAADTMNHWIENERAALTRMLSRIDILTVNDDEARLLSGEHNLVRAGRAILRMGPGTVLVKRGEYGVLQFGKESMFAVPAYPLEEVIDPSGAGDTFAGGFMGWLARHGRVNEPLLRTAVVYGSVLASFVVERFSVERLVGLTWDEIDRRFRSFIELTDSQYSRWTSQ; this is translated from the coding sequence ATGAGCATCGTAGTGGTCGGCTCGGTCGCCTACGACACGATCGAGACCCAAAATGGCAGGGCGGACGACGTCCTCGGCGGCTCGGCGAGCTTCTTCGCGCTGGCCGCGCGCTTTTTCTCGCCGGTCAGCGTGGTCGCCGCGGTGGGCAGCGATTTCCGCCCCGGCGACCTGCGCCTGTTTACCGAGCGCAACATCGACGTGCGCGCGCTGGCCCGGCGCGAGGGGCCCACGATGCGCTGGCACGGCCGCTACCACGAGGACATGAACAAGCGCGACACGCTCGACTTGAAGCTTAACGTCTTCGCCGACTTCGCGCCCGACCTGCTGCCCGACCAGCGCCGCGCCGATTACGTCTTCCTCGGCAACATCGCGCCCGAGCTGCAGAGCCACGTGCTCGGGCAGGTGCAGAACCCCAAGGTCGTCGCCGCCGATACGATGAACCACTGGATCGAAAATGAGCGCGCCGCGCTGACCCGGATGCTCTCGCGCATCGACATTCTGACGGTCAACGACGACGAGGCGCGGCTGCTCAGCGGTGAGCACAACCTGGTGCGCGCCGGGCGCGCCATCCTCAGGATGGGCCCGGGCACGGTGCTGGTGAAGCGCGGCGAGTACGGCGTGCTCCAGTTCGGCAAGGAGTCGATGTTCGCGGTGCCGGCCTATCCGCTGGAGGAGGTGATCGACCCCAGCGGCGCGGGCGACACCTTCGCCGGCGGCTTCATGGGCTGGCTGGCGCGCCACGGCCGGGTCAACGAACCCTTGCTGCGCACGGCCGTGGTTTACGGCAGCGTGCTTGCCTCCTTCGTGGTCGAGCGCTTTTCGGTCGAGCGGCTGGTGGGGCTGACGTGGGACGAGATCGACCGCCGCTTCCGCAGCTTCATCGAGCTGACCGATTCGCAGTACTCGCGATGGACCTCTCAATAG